The window GGACATCCGGCTCGGGGGAGCCTCACTGGCGTTAGTCCCTTGCCCTGTGAAGCTGGTGTGGCACCCCACATGTCCCTGCGGCACAGTCAGGTTGTTGGAGGCAGGTTTCAGGTACATCACCTCCGACCTGGGcgagctgagggggaggcgggtCTGGTAGTCAAAGTACATGGGGGACGAGGCCAAGGAGGGGCTGCTGACCACGTTCATGACATTGAGGGGCCCCCGGCTGTCCTCCCCTTCACTGGGCACAAGCATGATGTCGTTCTTgctaatcttcttcttcttgcccttgctcccgccgccgcctcctcccccacctcctccgccaccaccccctccacccaGCTGGGGGTGGCTGTACTCAGCAATGCGGCAGTTGTAGGTGCGGATCTCCTTGTTCTCCCGCTTGCACTTCACGGCAATGGTGATCATGGCAGCCAGGAGGATGATGGACACGGTGCTCAGGGTGACGATCAGAGGCAGGGACAGGTCCCAGTGGGGTCTCCTGTGCTGCTCGCCGTTCACCTGGGGCTCACCTGCTTCCGGCAGAGGTCCAGCCAAGGCCCGCACAATCAGCTTGGCCACTGCGGAAAGGCTGGGCTTCCCGTGGTCACTGACCTTGACCACGAGCTCCGCCACAGGGCTCAGCTCTTCCCAGTAAGGGTGCAGGGTGCGGATCTCCCCGCTGGTGGGGTCCATCTCAAAGAGGTGCTCCTCGTTGCCTTCCACAATCTCGTAGGTGAGGCGCCCACTTTCCCCAAAATCGCTGTCCATGGCACGGACGGTGCCCACGGGGTACCCCACACCAGCGTTCCGCGGGACCTGGAGCTCGGCAGTGTCATTGATGAGGGCTGGCAAGACAATGAGAGGAGCGTTGTCGTTGACATCGAGGACAGTGACGCGGACGGTGGCATTGCTCTCGCGGTGGGGGGAGCCGGAGTCTTTGGCCAACACATGGAACTCAAAGTGCTTGGTCTGCTCGTAGTTGAAGCTGCGCAAGGCATAGATGGCCCCATTGGTGGGGTTGACGGAGACGTAGGTGTAGATGGAGACGTCACCCACGTGCCCTGGCAGGATGGAGTAGGACACGGTGCCATTCTGACCCAGGTCTGGGTCCTTGGCCAGCACAGAGCCCAGGTACTCCCCGGGGATGTTGTTCTCAGGAACCTGCAGCACATAGAGACTCTTACTGAAGCGGGGAGGGTTGTCGTTCTCGTCCAGGATCCTGACAGAGAAGGATTTGGTGGAGTTGAGTGGAGGGCTGCCCCCGTCTCTAGCCAGGATGGTGACATTGTACTCGTCCTGCACTTCTCTGTCCAGAGGCCGGTCTGTCACCACGGTGTACAAGTTGTCGTAGTTCTCCTCCAGGGTGAAGGGCACGGCCCCGTCCCCCCCGCTGCCATCCCCTTGCACCCGGCACTGCAGCTGCCCGTTTTTGCCCGAGTCACGATCCGTCACCCTCACCAGGGCGATAACGGTGCCGGGAGGAGCCGCCTCGCTCAGCGCCCCTTGGCGCACCGAGACGAAGCCGATGGTGGGCGCGTTGTCGTTGCGGTCGACGAGGCGCACGGTGACTTTGCAGTGGGCCGGGATGGGGTTGGGCCCCAGGTCGCGCGCCTGCACGTCGATCTCAACGAGGCCGCCCTCCTCGTAGTCCAAGTTGCCCTTGACGCGGATCAGGCCCGTCTGCGGGTCGATGCTGAAGAGCTCGCGGACCCGCTCGGGCGCGTAGCCGCTGAACGAGTAGAGCACCTCGCCGTTGGTGCCCTCGTCGGCGTCGGTGGCGTTGAGGTCGATGACGGCCGTTCCCAGCGGCGCGTTTTCGGGCAGCTCCACCACGTACGAGGCGGCCTCGAAGACGGGGCTGTTGTCGTTGGAATCGATGAGGCGCACGTTGAGCTGCACGGTGCCCGAGCGCGGAGGGTCGCCGCCGTCGAGCGCCGTCAGCACGAGCGTGTGGTGGCTCTGCTCCTCGCGGTCCAGCGGCTTCTGCACCACCAGCTCGGGGAACTTGGTGCCGTCGCCGCGGGCCTTGACGTCGAGCGAGAAGAGGCCGTAGTCGTCGCGGGTGAGCACGTAGGTGCGCAGCCCGTTCTCGCCGGCGTCCGGGTCGTGGGCGCTGGCCAGCGGGAAGCGGGTGCCCGGCGCCGCGTTCTCGGAGATGTCCAGGTCCACCTGGTCCGACGGGAAGGCGGGCGCGTTGTCGTTCAGGTCCTGGATCTCCACCTTGATCATGCAGATCTCCTGGTCGTTGGCGAAGACCTCGAGCGACAGCTGGCACTTGGCGCTCCGCCGGCACAGCGCCTCGCGGTCCAGGCGCTGCTTGGTGTACAGCAAGCCGCTCTCGCCGTCCACGTCCAGCAGGTGCGGCGCCGAGTTCTCCAGAACGCGGAAGGTGGACTTGGCGCCGCGGGCGCGCTCCAGGGACGGCAACCCGCCGCCCGCGCCGGGCTGCAGCCGGGCATCGCGGCCGATGTTGCCGATCACGGTGCCGGCGCCCTGCTCCTCGGGCACCGAGTAGTTCAGGTTCTTGAGCGTCAGGGCAGGCAGAGCCCAgcacagcagcaagcagcaggcCGAAAGGGGCCACATCCCCGGGCGCGCCGACCAAGCCCCCTGACGAGGCCGCCCGCTCTGCCGTCGCTCCCCGCCGCCCcctcggccgccgccgccgccttgctGCGCCCCGGCTGCTCGCCGCCTTCGCCTCGCTCAAGTTCCAGGACCTGTTGCTCGCCAAGATCCGCGCAGGTCCGCCAGCCCCACCATGGAGGCAGCGCGgggcggggggcggcggcggcgggggcacACGCGGGCCGGCGCCTCTTTCCGGCGGGCGGGTCCCCCTTGCTGCGTCCCACTTCGGGGAGGGGGCGCGGGCGGGGCGGAGAGAATAATTCAGAACCACGCAGCTGCTTCTCTTCTGGACCCGAAGCAGAGATATCCTCCAATGCCCGGACTTTATGGCGAGAGTGCGCGCGTGTCCTCAAGGAAGCGcttcctcgctcgctcgctcgctccaaGGCGCCTGGCCCACAAGCGCAGCCCCGCCGGCCCGGCCAGGGAGGGGCGAGCAGCcgctgggcggggagggggccgCAGCCGCTCGGCCAagtcttgcggggggggggggggaagcgacgCCTGACGGCTCCGGCTGCCGGGTTTCCTCCGCGAGCCTCTTGCTGCAGTCGCCGATGCAATCTCGCCGGCTGCGCCGCTGCCCAGCACCGCACCTCTCAGCCTGGACCCGCCGCCCGCTTGGCCGCCTCCTGCGGCGCCAGAAATAATGTTctcaatcggggggggggggaggcaaagcgCGGTGTCCAAAAGCCCCCCGAGAGAGCCGCGTCTCTGCAGGTTTGTAAGTCCTACACACCAGATCCTCCTccgggaggaagggggggagagagagagatgattcaGAGCCCGCCAGAGCCGCTCCTCCTCCGGATTTGCAGTGGGTCTCTCGGCAAAACgagacggggaggggggggggtcagttaaaagggaagaaaaaaatcagCCGCCGGCCCCGTCAGAAACACGCCGGGGGTTGCTGCGCCTGGGAGATCgggaggagccgccgccgccgccgctgctgctcgtggcgccgccgccgccaccgcgaCGAGCCCCTCGCctgctcgcccgcccgcccgcccgcctctcgcTGCTGCCTCTGTGCGTGTCTGCGAGAGCTCTGCACTTTCCTCGCTGCAGTTTAATTTCAGTTTGCCTGCCTCGCTCTCTGTCTTGGCCGTCAAGAGGAAATCAACAGGCAACTCATGGCTGGGCGCATAGAATGGAAAGGGGGGCAAGCGAGAGGTgggcgctctgtgtgtgtgtgagtgtgtgtgagtgtgagagagagagagacgcgcaCACACGGAGTCTCTCCCTAAAAGGGAAAACAGCCTTTGCATTCACGAGGCAGCGCCTTCAAtcgcccctctttccttcctcgcGCCTCCATCTCCTCCCCACAGCAAATGCCACTTTTGTCCTCTTCACCGAGTAGAGCTCACAcagcttggcaaaaaaaaaatatattttcgaatccttttaatttaaaaaaaaatgctctcaGAAACGGGGAGGGGAAATCATGAGGCTGCAGCAGCTACGGCTCTTCGGTGCATTTTTACAAGCTTTTAAAGAAATACGTGTCTGTGGAGCGACAGCAAAATGGGGAGGGATTtttaaggcggggggggggggagttggctgGCGGG of the Lacerta agilis isolate rLacAgi1 chromosome 4, rLacAgi1.pri, whole genome shotgun sequence genome contains:
- the PCDH17 gene encoding protocadherin-17 isoform X6 gives rise to the protein MWPLSACCLLLCWALPALTLKNLNYSVPEEQGAGTVIGNIGRDARLQPGAGGGLPSLERARGAKSTFRVLENSAPHLLDVDGESGLLYTKQRLDREALCRRSAKCQLSLEVFANDQEICMIKVEIQDLNDNAPAFPSDQVDLDISENAAPGTRFPLASAHDPDAGENGLRTYVLTRDDYGLFSLDVKARGDGTKFPELVVQKPLDREEQSHHTLVLTALDGGDPPRSGTVQLNVRLIDSNDNSPVFEAASYVVELPENAPLGTAVIDLNATDADEGTNGEVLYSFSGYAPERVRELFSIDPQTGLIRVKGNLDYEEGGLVEIDVQARDLGPNPIPAHCKVTVRLVDRNDNAPTIGFVSVRQGALSEAAPPGTVIALVRVTDRDSGKNGQLQCRVQGDGSGGDGAVPFTLEENYDNLYTVVTDRPLDREVQDEYNVTILARDGGSPPLNSTKSFSVRILDENDNPPRFSKSLYVLQVPENNIPGEYLGSVLAKDPDLGQNGTVSYSILPGHVGDVSIYTYVSVNPTNGAIYALRSFNYEQTKHFEFHVLAKDSGSPHRESNATVRVTVLDVNDNAPLIVLPALINDTAELQVPRNAGVGYPVGTVRAMDSDFGESGRLTYEIVEGNEEHLFEMDPTSGEIRTLHPYWEELSPVAELVVKVSDHGKPSLSAVAKLIVRALAGPLPEAGEPQVNGEQHRRPHWDLSLPLIVTLSTVSIILLAAMITIAVKCKRENKEIRTYNCRIAEYSHPQLGGGGGGGGGGGGGGGGSKGKKKKISKNDIMLVPSEGEDSRGPLNVMNVVSSPSLASSPMYFDYQTRLPLSSPRSEVMYLKPASNNLTVPQGHVGCHTSFTGQGTNASEAPPSRMSIIQTDNFPAEPNYMGSRQQFVQSSSTFKDPERASLRDSGHGDSDQADSDQDTNKGSCCDMSVREALKMKATSTKSQPLEPGFPPWTEHLLSHSLCAQNESSCQTALLVLTPPKKLYVQEYHPLQVGYP
- the PCDH17 gene encoding protocadherin-17 isoform X8, with protein sequence MWPLSACCLLLCWALPALTLKNLNYSVPEEQGAGTVIGNIGRDARLQPGAGGGLPSLERARGAKSTFRVLENSAPHLLDVDGESGLLYTKQRLDREALCRRSAKCQLSLEVFANDQEICMIKVEIQDLNDNAPAFPSDQVDLDISENAAPGTRFPLASAHDPDAGENGLRTYVLTRDDYGLFSLDVKARGDGTKFPELVVQKPLDREEQSHHTLVLTALDGGDPPRSGTVQLNVRLIDSNDNSPVFEAASYVVELPENAPLGTAVIDLNATDADEGTNGEVLYSFSGYAPERVRELFSIDPQTGLIRVKGNLDYEEGGLVEIDVQARDLGPNPIPAHCKVTVRLVDRNDNAPTIGFVSVRQGALSEAAPPGTVIALVRVTDRDSGKNGQLQCRVQGDGSGGDGAVPFTLEENYDNLYTVVTDRPLDREVQDEYNVTILARDGGSPPLNSTKSFSVRILDENDNPPRFSKSLYVLQVPENNIPGEYLGSVLAKDPDLGQNGTVSYSILPGHVGDVSIYTYVSVNPTNGAIYALRSFNYEQTKHFEFHVLAKDSGSPHRESNATVRVTVLDVNDNAPLIVLPALINDTAELQVPRNAGVGYPVGTVRAMDSDFGESGRLTYEIVEGNEEHLFEMDPTSGEIRTLHPYWEELSPVAELVVKVSDHGKPSLSAVAKLIVRALAGPLPEAGEPQVNGEQHRRPHWDLSLPLIVTLSTVSIILLAAMITIAVKCKRENKEIRTYNCRIAEYSHPQLGGGGGGGGGGGGGGGGSKGKKKKISKNDIMLVPSEGEDSRGPLNVMNVVSSPSLASSPMYFDYQTRLPLSSPRSEVMYLKPASNNLTVPQGHVGCHTSFTGQGTNASEAPPSRMSIIQTDNFPAEPNYMGSRQQFVQSSSTFKDPERASLRDSGHGDSDQADSDQDTNKGSCCDMSVREALKMKATSTKSQPLEPAFPTLLSFAFLTLHTITSRLQSVDLLLSDQ
- the PCDH17 gene encoding protocadherin-17 isoform X4 — translated: MWPLSACCLLLCWALPALTLKNLNYSVPEEQGAGTVIGNIGRDARLQPGAGGGLPSLERARGAKSTFRVLENSAPHLLDVDGESGLLYTKQRLDREALCRRSAKCQLSLEVFANDQEICMIKVEIQDLNDNAPAFPSDQVDLDISENAAPGTRFPLASAHDPDAGENGLRTYVLTRDDYGLFSLDVKARGDGTKFPELVVQKPLDREEQSHHTLVLTALDGGDPPRSGTVQLNVRLIDSNDNSPVFEAASYVVELPENAPLGTAVIDLNATDADEGTNGEVLYSFSGYAPERVRELFSIDPQTGLIRVKGNLDYEEGGLVEIDVQARDLGPNPIPAHCKVTVRLVDRNDNAPTIGFVSVRQGALSEAAPPGTVIALVRVTDRDSGKNGQLQCRVQGDGSGGDGAVPFTLEENYDNLYTVVTDRPLDREVQDEYNVTILARDGGSPPLNSTKSFSVRILDENDNPPRFSKSLYVLQVPENNIPGEYLGSVLAKDPDLGQNGTVSYSILPGHVGDVSIYTYVSVNPTNGAIYALRSFNYEQTKHFEFHVLAKDSGSPHRESNATVRVTVLDVNDNAPLIVLPALINDTAELQVPRNAGVGYPVGTVRAMDSDFGESGRLTYEIVEGNEEHLFEMDPTSGEIRTLHPYWEELSPVAELVVKVSDHGKPSLSAVAKLIVRALAGPLPEAGEPQVNGEQHRRPHWDLSLPLIVTLSTVSIILLAAMITIAVKCKRENKEIRTYNCRIAEYSHPQLGGGGGGGGGGGGGGGGSKGKKKKISKNDIMLVPSEGEDSRGPLNVMNVVSSPSLASSPMYFDYQTRLPLSSPRSEVMYLKPASNNLTVPQGHVGCHTSFTGQGTNASEAPPSRMSIIQTDNFPAEPNYMGSRQQFVQSSSTFKDPERASLRDSGHGDSDQADSDQDTNKGSCCDMSVREALKMKATSTKSQPLEPEQQGRGQRPIVGLCGPARCKEGKFSEQEECVNCTDECRVLGHSDRCWMPQFPAANQAENADYRTNLFVPTVEANVETETYETVNPTGKKTFCTFGKDKREHTILIANVKPYLKAKRALSPLLQEVPSASSSPTKTCIEPCTTTKGPLDSCEVKPGALADPSSQYMTASDCQYPSPRKQSRDAAFIASDQMARVFAEVHSRVSRDSAEMDSVLEQIDRSNRELGRESVDAEEVVREIDKLLQDCRGNDPVAVRK
- the PCDH17 gene encoding protocadherin-17 isoform X5 yields the protein MWPLSACCLLLCWALPALTLKNLNYSVPEEQGAGTVIGNIGRDARLQPGAGGGLPSLERARGAKSTFRVLENSAPHLLDVDGESGLLYTKQRLDREALCRRSAKCQLSLEVFANDQEICMIKVEIQDLNDNAPAFPSDQVDLDISENAAPGTRFPLASAHDPDAGENGLRTYVLTRDDYGLFSLDVKARGDGTKFPELVVQKPLDREEQSHHTLVLTALDGGDPPRSGTVQLNVRLIDSNDNSPVFEAASYVVELPENAPLGTAVIDLNATDADEGTNGEVLYSFSGYAPERVRELFSIDPQTGLIRVKGNLDYEEGGLVEIDVQARDLGPNPIPAHCKVTVRLVDRNDNAPTIGFVSVRQGALSEAAPPGTVIALVRVTDRDSGKNGQLQCRVQGDGSGGDGAVPFTLEENYDNLYTVVTDRPLDREVQDEYNVTILARDGGSPPLNSTKSFSVRILDENDNPPRFSKSLYVLQVPENNIPGEYLGSVLAKDPDLGQNGTVSYSILPGHVGDVSIYTYVSVNPTNGAIYALRSFNYEQTKHFEFHVLAKDSGSPHRESNATVRVTVLDVNDNAPLIVLPALINDTAELQVPRNAGVGYPVGTVRAMDSDFGESGRLTYEIVEGNEEHLFEMDPTSGEIRTLHPYWEELSPVAELVVKVSDHGKPSLSAVAKLIVRALAGPLPEAGEPQVNGEQHRRPHWDLSLPLIVTLSTVSIILLAAMITIAVKCKRENKEIRTYNCRIAEYSHPQLGGGGGGGGGGGGGGGGSKGKKKKISKNDIMLVPSEGEDSRGPLNVMNVVSSPSLASSPMYFDYQTRLPLSSPRSEVMYLKPASNNLTVPQGHVGCHTSFTGQGTNASEAPPSRMSIIQTDNFPAEPNYMGSRQQFVQSSSTFKDPERASLRDSGHGDSDQADSDQDTNKGSCCDMSVREALKMKATSTKSQPLEPEQEECVNCTDECRVLGHSDRCWMPQFPAANQAENADYRTNLFVPTVEANVETETYETVNPTGKKTFCTFGKDKREHTILIANVKPYLKAKRALSPLLQEVPSASSSPTKTCIEPCTTTKGPLDSCEVKPGALADPSSQYMTASDCQYPSPRKQSRDAAFIASDQMARVFAEVHSRVSRDSAEMDSVLEQIDRSNRELGRESVDAEEVVREIDKLLQDCRGNDPVAVRK
- the PCDH17 gene encoding protocadherin-17 isoform X3 gives rise to the protein MWPLSACCLLLCWALPALTLKNLNYSVPEEQGAGTVIGNIGRDARLQPGAGGGLPSLERARGAKSTFRVLENSAPHLLDVDGESGLLYTKQRLDREALCRRSAKCQLSLEVFANDQEICMIKVEIQDLNDNAPAFPSDQVDLDISENAAPGTRFPLASAHDPDAGENGLRTYVLTRDDYGLFSLDVKARGDGTKFPELVVQKPLDREEQSHHTLVLTALDGGDPPRSGTVQLNVRLIDSNDNSPVFEAASYVVELPENAPLGTAVIDLNATDADEGTNGEVLYSFSGYAPERVRELFSIDPQTGLIRVKGNLDYEEGGLVEIDVQARDLGPNPIPAHCKVTVRLVDRNDNAPTIGFVSVRQGALSEAAPPGTVIALVRVTDRDSGKNGQLQCRVQGDGSGGDGAVPFTLEENYDNLYTVVTDRPLDREVQDEYNVTILARDGGSPPLNSTKSFSVRILDENDNPPRFSKSLYVLQVPENNIPGEYLGSVLAKDPDLGQNGTVSYSILPGHVGDVSIYTYVSVNPTNGAIYALRSFNYEQTKHFEFHVLAKDSGSPHRESNATVRVTVLDVNDNAPLIVLPALINDTAELQVPRNAGVGYPVGTVRAMDSDFGESGRLTYEIVEGNEEHLFEMDPTSGEIRTLHPYWEELSPVAELVVKVSDHGKPSLSAVAKLIVRALAGPLPEAGEPQVNGEQHRRPHWDLSLPLIVTLSTVSIILLAAMITIAVKCKRENKEIRTYNCRIAEYSHPQLGGGGGGGGGGGGGGGGSKGKKKKISKNDIMLVPSEGEDSRGPLNVMNVVSSPSLASSPMYFDYQTRLPLSSPRSEVMYLKPASNNLTVPQGHVGCHTSFTGQGTNASEAPPSRMSIIQTDNFPAEPNYMGSRQQFVQSSSTFKDPERASLRDSGHGDSDQADSDQDTNKGSCCDMSVREALKMKATSTKSQPLEPAFPTLLSFAFLTLHTITSRLQSVDLLLSEQEECVNCTDECRVLGHSDRCWMPQFPAANQAENADYRTNLFVPTVEANVETETYETVNPTGKKTFCTFGKDKREHTILIANVKPYLKAKRALSPLLQEVPSASSSPTKTCIEPCTTTKGPLDSCEVKPGALADPSSQYMTASDCQYPSPRKQSRDAAFIASDQMARVFAEVHSRVSRDSAEMDSVLEQIDRSNRELGRESVDAEEVVREIDKLLQDCRGNDPVAVRK
- the PCDH17 gene encoding protocadherin-17 isoform X2, with product MWPLSACCLLLCWALPALTLKNLNYSVPEEQGAGTVIGNIGRDARLQPGAGGGLPSLERARGAKSTFRVLENSAPHLLDVDGESGLLYTKQRLDREALCRRSAKCQLSLEVFANDQEICMIKVEIQDLNDNAPAFPSDQVDLDISENAAPGTRFPLASAHDPDAGENGLRTYVLTRDDYGLFSLDVKARGDGTKFPELVVQKPLDREEQSHHTLVLTALDGGDPPRSGTVQLNVRLIDSNDNSPVFEAASYVVELPENAPLGTAVIDLNATDADEGTNGEVLYSFSGYAPERVRELFSIDPQTGLIRVKGNLDYEEGGLVEIDVQARDLGPNPIPAHCKVTVRLVDRNDNAPTIGFVSVRQGALSEAAPPGTVIALVRVTDRDSGKNGQLQCRVQGDGSGGDGAVPFTLEENYDNLYTVVTDRPLDREVQDEYNVTILARDGGSPPLNSTKSFSVRILDENDNPPRFSKSLYVLQVPENNIPGEYLGSVLAKDPDLGQNGTVSYSILPGHVGDVSIYTYVSVNPTNGAIYALRSFNYEQTKHFEFHVLAKDSGSPHRESNATVRVTVLDVNDNAPLIVLPALINDTAELQVPRNAGVGYPVGTVRAMDSDFGESGRLTYEIVEGNEEHLFEMDPTSGEIRTLHPYWEELSPVAELVVKVSDHGKPSLSAVAKLIVRALAGPLPEAGEPQVNGEQHRRPHWDLSLPLIVTLSTVSIILLAAMITIAVKCKRENKEIRTYNCRIAEYSHPQLGGGGGGGGGGGGGGGGSKGKKKKISKNDIMLVPSEGEDSRGPLNVMNVVSSPSLASSPMYFDYQTRLPLSSPRSEVMYLKPASNNLTVPQGHVGCHTSFTGQGTNASEAPPSRMSIIQTDNFPAEPNYMGSRQQFVQSSTFKDPERASLRDSGHGDSDQADSDQDTNKGSCCDMSVREALKMKATSTKSQPLEPAFPTLLSFAFLTLHTITSRLQSVDLLLSEQQGRGQRPIVGLCGPARCKEGKFSEQEECVNCTDECRVLGHSDRCWMPQFPAANQAENADYRTNLFVPTVEANVETETYETVNPTGKKTFCTFGKDKREHTILIANVKPYLKAKRALSPLLQEVPSASSSPTKTCIEPCTTTKGPLDSCEVKPGALADPSSQYMTASDCQYPSPRKQSRDAAFIASDQMARVFAEVHSRVSRDSAEMDSVLEQIDRSNRELGRESVDAEEVVREIDKLLQDCRGNDPVAVRK
- the PCDH17 gene encoding protocadherin-17 isoform X9; its protein translation is MWPLSACCLLLCWALPALTLKNLNYSVPEEQGAGTVIGNIGRDARLQPGAGGGLPSLERARGAKSTFRVLENSAPHLLDVDGESGLLYTKQRLDREALCRRSAKCQLSLEVFANDQEICMIKVEIQDLNDNAPAFPSDQVDLDISENAAPGTRFPLASAHDPDAGENGLRTYVLTRDDYGLFSLDVKARGDGTKFPELVVQKPLDREEQSHHTLVLTALDGGDPPRSGTVQLNVRLIDSNDNSPVFEAASYVVELPENAPLGTAVIDLNATDADEGTNGEVLYSFSGYAPERVRELFSIDPQTGLIRVKGNLDYEEGGLVEIDVQARDLGPNPIPAHCKVTVRLVDRNDNAPTIGFVSVRQGALSEAAPPGTVIALVRVTDRDSGKNGQLQCRVQGDGSGGDGAVPFTLEENYDNLYTVVTDRPLDREVQDEYNVTILARDGGSPPLNSTKSFSVRILDENDNPPRFSKSLYVLQVPENNIPGEYLGSVLAKDPDLGQNGTVSYSILPGHVGDVSIYTYVSVNPTNGAIYALRSFNYEQTKHFEFHVLAKDSGSPHRESNATVRVTVLDVNDNAPLIVLPALINDTAELQVPRNAGVGYPVGTVRAMDSDFGESGRLTYEIVEGNEEHLFEMDPTSGEIRTLHPYWEELSPVAELVVKVSDHGKPSLSAVAKLIVRALAGPLPEAGEPQVNGEQHRRPHWDLSLPLIVTLSTVSIILLAAMITIAVKCKRENKEIRTYNCRIAEYSHPQLGGGGGGGGGGGGGGGGSKGKKKKISKNDIMLVPSEGEDSRGPLNVMNVVSSPSLASSPMYFDYQTRLPLSSPRSEVMYLKPASNNLTVPQGHVGCHTSFTGQGTNASEAPPSRMSIIQTDNFPAEPNYMGSRQQFVQSSSTFKDPERASLRDSGHGDSDQADSDQDTNKGSCCDMSVREALKMKATSTKSQPLEPARERPKTHCWALWTGPL
- the PCDH17 gene encoding protocadherin-17 isoform X7, which translates into the protein MWPLSACCLLLCWALPALTLKNLNYSVPEEQGAGTVIGNIGRDARLQPGAGGGLPSLERARGAKSTFRVLENSAPHLLDVDGESGLLYTKQRLDREALCRRSAKCQLSLEVFANDQEICMIKVEIQDLNDNAPAFPSDQVDLDISENAAPGTRFPLASAHDPDAGENGLRTYVLTRDDYGLFSLDVKARGDGTKFPELVVQKPLDREEQSHHTLVLTALDGGDPPRSGTVQLNVRLIDSNDNSPVFEAASYVVELPENAPLGTAVIDLNATDADEGTNGEVLYSFSGYAPERVRELFSIDPQTGLIRVKGNLDYEEGGLVEIDVQARDLGPNPIPAHCKVTVRLVDRNDNAPTIGFVSVRQGALSEAAPPGTVIALVRVTDRDSGKNGQLQCRVQGDGSGGDGAVPFTLEENYDNLYTVVTDRPLDREVQDEYNVTILARDGGSPPLNSTKSFSVRILDENDNPPRFSKSLYVLQVPENNIPGEYLGSVLAKDPDLGQNGTVSYSILPGHVGDVSIYTYVSVNPTNGAIYALRSFNYEQTKHFEFHVLAKDSGSPHRESNATVRVTVLDVNDNAPLIVLPALINDTAELQVPRNAGVGYPVGTVRAMDSDFGESGRLTYEIVEGNEEHLFEMDPTSGEIRTLHPYWEELSPVAELVVKVSDHGKPSLSAVAKLIVRALAGPLPEAGEPQVNGEQHRRPHWDLSLPLIVTLSTVSIILLAAMITIAVKCKRENKEIRTYNCRIAEYSHPQLGGGGGGGGGGGGGGGGSKGKKKKISKNDIMLVPSEGEDSRGPLNVMNVVSSPSLASSPMYFDYQTRLPLSSPRSEVMYLKPASNNLTVPQGHVGCHTSFTGQGTNASEAPPSRMSIIQTDNFPAEPNYMGSRQQFVQSSSTFKDPERASLRDSGHGDSDQADSDQDTNKGSCCDMSVREALKMKATSTKSQPLEPAFPTLLSFAFLTLHTITSRLQSVDLLLSARERPKTHCWALWTGPL
- the PCDH17 gene encoding protocadherin-17 isoform X1, producing MWPLSACCLLLCWALPALTLKNLNYSVPEEQGAGTVIGNIGRDARLQPGAGGGLPSLERARGAKSTFRVLENSAPHLLDVDGESGLLYTKQRLDREALCRRSAKCQLSLEVFANDQEICMIKVEIQDLNDNAPAFPSDQVDLDISENAAPGTRFPLASAHDPDAGENGLRTYVLTRDDYGLFSLDVKARGDGTKFPELVVQKPLDREEQSHHTLVLTALDGGDPPRSGTVQLNVRLIDSNDNSPVFEAASYVVELPENAPLGTAVIDLNATDADEGTNGEVLYSFSGYAPERVRELFSIDPQTGLIRVKGNLDYEEGGLVEIDVQARDLGPNPIPAHCKVTVRLVDRNDNAPTIGFVSVRQGALSEAAPPGTVIALVRVTDRDSGKNGQLQCRVQGDGSGGDGAVPFTLEENYDNLYTVVTDRPLDREVQDEYNVTILARDGGSPPLNSTKSFSVRILDENDNPPRFSKSLYVLQVPENNIPGEYLGSVLAKDPDLGQNGTVSYSILPGHVGDVSIYTYVSVNPTNGAIYALRSFNYEQTKHFEFHVLAKDSGSPHRESNATVRVTVLDVNDNAPLIVLPALINDTAELQVPRNAGVGYPVGTVRAMDSDFGESGRLTYEIVEGNEEHLFEMDPTSGEIRTLHPYWEELSPVAELVVKVSDHGKPSLSAVAKLIVRALAGPLPEAGEPQVNGEQHRRPHWDLSLPLIVTLSTVSIILLAAMITIAVKCKRENKEIRTYNCRIAEYSHPQLGGGGGGGGGGGGGGGGSKGKKKKISKNDIMLVPSEGEDSRGPLNVMNVVSSPSLASSPMYFDYQTRLPLSSPRSEVMYLKPASNNLTVPQGHVGCHTSFTGQGTNASEAPPSRMSIIQTDNFPAEPNYMGSRQQFVQSSSTFKDPERASLRDSGHGDSDQADSDQDTNKGSCCDMSVREALKMKATSTKSQPLEPAFPTLLSFAFLTLHTITSRLQSVDLLLSEQQGRGQRPIVGLCGPARCKEGKFSEQEECVNCTDECRVLGHSDRCWMPQFPAANQAENADYRTNLFVPTVEANVETETYETVNPTGKKTFCTFGKDKREHTILIANVKPYLKAKRALSPLLQEVPSASSSPTKTCIEPCTTTKGPLDSCEVKPGALADPSSQYMTASDCQYPSPRKQSRDAAFIASDQMARVFAEVHSRVSRDSAEMDSVLEQIDRSNRELGRESVDAEEVVREIDKLLQDCRGNDPVAVRK